A genomic stretch from Streptomyces sp. QL37 includes:
- a CDS encoding Bax inhibitor-1/YccA family protein encodes MRSSNPVFSRRGFSRDNGYAGFNAAPQAGAPAAGANPYAQGTAANPYATNPYAQQDTQYGAPQAPARSGAMTIDDVVTRTAMTLGTVVLTAALSWALLPVDEANLGKSYGIAIGAALIAFVFAIIQSFKRKPAPALILAYAAFEGVFLGVISSTVSTYISPGTVMQAVMGTMCVFAGVLIAYKMRWIRVTRRFYGFVMAAAVGFVLLMMVNLLFSVFGGGDGLGFRSGGLGILFGVIGVILGACFLALDFKQVEDGINYGAPREESWLAAFGLTLTLVWIYLEMLRLLSILNGND; translated from the coding sequence ATGAGGAGCAGCAACCCGGTCTTCTCGCGACGGGGGTTCAGCCGCGACAACGGCTACGCGGGCTTCAACGCGGCGCCGCAGGCCGGGGCCCCCGCAGCGGGTGCCAACCCGTACGCGCAGGGCACCGCCGCGAACCCGTACGCAACGAACCCCTACGCCCAGCAGGACACCCAGTACGGCGCCCCGCAGGCGCCCGCGCGCTCCGGCGCGATGACGATCGACGACGTCGTCACGCGTACGGCCATGACGCTGGGCACCGTGGTGCTCACCGCCGCGCTCTCCTGGGCCCTGCTGCCGGTCGACGAGGCCAATCTCGGCAAGTCCTACGGCATCGCCATCGGCGCCGCCCTGATCGCGTTCGTCTTCGCGATCATCCAGTCCTTCAAGCGCAAGCCCGCGCCGGCGCTGATCCTTGCCTACGCGGCCTTCGAGGGTGTCTTCCTCGGAGTGATCTCCAGCACGGTCAGCACCTACATCAGCCCCGGCACGGTGATGCAGGCGGTGATGGGCACCATGTGTGTCTTCGCCGGTGTCCTCATCGCGTACAAGATGCGCTGGATCCGCGTCACCCGCCGTTTCTACGGCTTCGTGATGGCCGCGGCCGTGGGCTTCGTGCTCCTGATGATGGTCAACCTGCTGTTCAGCGTCTTCGGTGGCGGTGACGGCCTCGGCTTCCGCAGCGGTGGTCTCGGCATCCTCTTCGGAGTCATCGGCGTCATCCTCGGCGCGTGCTTCCTGGCCCTGGACTTCAAGCAGGTCGAGGACGGCATCAACTACGGCGCACCGCGTGAGGAGTCCTGGCTGGCGGCCTTCGGCCTCACCCTGACCCTGGTGTGGATCTACCTGGAGATGCTGCGTCTGCTCTCCATCCTCAACGGGAACGACTGA
- a CDS encoding glycoside hydrolase family 2 protein: protein MTPRHLHLHLHDGWTLGADGPVPVGLPAGGVPAAVPGCVHTDLLAAGLIDDPYLDDNENRLGWIGRTDWTYRTTFDWSDDGHAFTDLCFDGLDTVATVLLNGTEVGSTANQHRSYRFPVRPLLREGPNTLVVRFTAPYTYAEELRDKLGDRPGAYTEPYNFIRKMACNFGWDWGPTLVTSGIWRPVALESWTGPRIAEVKALADLDEDGVPRLAVTLDVDRGTGDGPLEATVEVAGERAVLGVPAGRARATVTLPVPGAARWWPHSHGEQPLYDVTVRLGDDAWSGRTGFRGVTLEREAFRVSVNDEPVFVRGVNWIPDDCFPARITRQRISDRLDQAVAAGVNLIRVWGGGLYESDDFYELCDEKGLLVWQDFPFACAAYPEEQPLYDEVTAEVRENLVRLAPHPSLVLWCGNNENLEGHADWGWQEKLEGRTWGHGYYHELLPALCAEIDPSRPYWPGSPYSGSPELPPNDPALGTVHLWEVWNRADYRHYADTPHRFVAEFGFQGPPAYATLRRAVSGPLQPGAPLLAHHQKAEDGDAKLLRGLGDHLPQPSGFDDWHWLTQLNQARAVAFGIRHFRSHSPYCMGSVVWQLNDCWPVVSWAAVDGDGRRKPLWYALRAVYADRLMAVRDGALHLVNDSARPWEGTLRLTRRSLDGSVLAEETAVVGTAARGVTRVPLPSSVADPDDSAREVLVAELGEQRVVEFYEEDTRLALPPARYHTTVTQGDESGIGYRVTVTARTLLRDLALFPDRLDPAAEVDDMLVTLLPGESAVFHVTGAVLKDPEALGSRPVLRCVNDTLDG, encoded by the coding sequence GTGACCCCTCGCCACCTGCACCTGCACCTGCACGACGGCTGGACGCTCGGCGCCGACGGCCCCGTCCCGGTGGGCCTGCCCGCAGGCGGCGTCCCGGCGGCCGTCCCCGGCTGCGTCCACACCGACCTGCTGGCCGCCGGGCTCATCGACGACCCCTACCTGGACGACAACGAGAACCGGCTCGGCTGGATCGGCCGCACCGACTGGACGTACCGCACCACGTTCGACTGGTCCGACGACGGCCACGCCTTCACCGACCTGTGCTTCGACGGCCTCGACACCGTCGCCACGGTCCTGCTCAACGGCACCGAGGTGGGCTCCACGGCCAACCAGCACCGGAGCTACCGCTTCCCCGTGCGCCCCCTGCTGCGCGAGGGCCCCAACACCCTGGTCGTGCGCTTCACCGCCCCGTACACCTACGCCGAGGAGCTCCGCGACAAGCTCGGCGACCGGCCGGGTGCGTACACCGAGCCGTACAACTTCATCCGGAAGATGGCCTGCAACTTCGGCTGGGACTGGGGGCCGACGCTGGTCACCTCCGGCATCTGGCGGCCGGTCGCGCTGGAGTCCTGGACCGGGCCGCGCATCGCCGAGGTGAAGGCCCTCGCCGACCTCGACGAGGACGGGGTGCCGCGCCTGGCGGTCACCCTCGATGTCGACCGGGGCACCGGGGACGGCCCCCTGGAGGCGACGGTCGAGGTGGCGGGTGAACGGGCCGTGCTCGGCGTCCCCGCGGGGCGGGCCCGCGCCACCGTCACCCTCCCCGTCCCCGGGGCGGCGCGCTGGTGGCCGCACAGCCACGGCGAACAGCCCCTGTACGACGTCACCGTCCGCCTCGGCGACGACGCGTGGAGCGGCAGGACGGGCTTCCGGGGCGTCACCCTGGAGCGCGAGGCGTTCCGCGTCTCCGTCAACGACGAGCCCGTCTTCGTACGCGGGGTGAACTGGATCCCCGACGACTGCTTCCCCGCCCGGATCACCCGGCAGCGGATCTCCGACCGCCTCGACCAGGCGGTCGCCGCGGGCGTCAACCTGATCCGCGTCTGGGGCGGCGGCCTCTACGAGAGCGACGACTTCTACGAGCTGTGCGACGAGAAGGGGCTGCTGGTCTGGCAGGACTTCCCGTTCGCCTGCGCGGCCTACCCGGAGGAGCAGCCGCTGTACGACGAGGTGACCGCGGAGGTACGCGAGAACCTCGTACGGCTCGCCCCGCACCCCTCGCTGGTGCTGTGGTGCGGCAACAACGAGAACCTGGAGGGCCACGCGGACTGGGGGTGGCAGGAGAAGCTGGAGGGCCGCACCTGGGGTCACGGCTACTACCACGAGCTGCTGCCGGCCCTCTGCGCCGAGATCGACCCCTCCCGTCCCTACTGGCCGGGGTCGCCCTACTCCGGGTCCCCCGAGCTGCCCCCGAACGACCCCGCCCTGGGGACGGTCCACCTCTGGGAGGTGTGGAACCGGGCCGACTACCGGCACTACGCCGACACCCCCCACCGTTTCGTCGCCGAGTTCGGCTTCCAGGGACCGCCCGCGTACGCCACGCTGCGCCGCGCCGTCAGCGGCCCGCTCCAGCCGGGCGCCCCGCTGCTCGCCCACCACCAGAAGGCGGAGGACGGCGACGCCAAGCTGCTGCGGGGCCTGGGGGACCACCTCCCGCAGCCGTCCGGCTTCGACGACTGGCACTGGCTCACCCAGCTGAACCAGGCCCGCGCGGTCGCCTTCGGGATCCGGCACTTCCGCTCGCACAGTCCGTACTGCATGGGCTCGGTCGTGTGGCAGCTCAACGACTGCTGGCCGGTCGTGTCCTGGGCGGCCGTGGACGGGGACGGACGACGCAAGCCGCTCTGGTACGCCCTGCGCGCGGTGTACGCGGACCGGCTGATGGCCGTACGGGACGGCGCCCTGCACCTGGTCAACGACTCCGCCCGCCCGTGGGAGGGCACGCTGCGGCTGACCCGGCGCTCCCTGGACGGCTCCGTCCTCGCCGAGGAGACGGCCGTGGTCGGCACGGCGGCCCGCGGCGTCACCCGTGTGCCCCTGCCGTCCTCGGTCGCCGACCCGGACGACAGCGCCCGCGAGGTGCTGGTGGCGGAGCTGGGCGAGCAGCGGGTGGTGGAGTTCTACGAGGAGGACACCCGTCTCGCGCTGCCGCCCGCGCGCTACCACACCACGGTCACCCAGGGTGACGAGTCGGGCATCGGTTACCGGGTCACGGTGACGGCGCGGACACTGCTGCGCGATCTCGCGCTCTTCCCCGACAGGCTGGATCCGGCGGCCGAGGTGGACGACATGCTCGTCACTCTGCTGCCCGGTGAGAGCGCCGTGTTCCATGTCACGGGAGCGGTGCTGAAGGACCCGGAGGCGCTGGGCTCACGGCCGGTCCTCCGGTGCGTCAACGACACCCTCGACGGTTGA
- a CDS encoding ATP-binding cassette domain-containing protein, giving the protein MLTLDRVTKTFRAGAFGGGSTTAVDRVSFEAAPGELVSLIGESGSGKSTIGRMVLGLTRASSGSLTLDGEQVRPGKDFYRRVQGVFQDPFSCYNPVFKADRVFALVRRAYHPGLSDKEWDERVEKAVRDVRLDPGQVLGRYPHQLSGGQLQRLLIARALLLDLRFLVADEITSMLDASTRIDVLNLLAGLKERGLGVLYITHDLSLGTYLAERTVVLRNGRVVERGDTQKVFGNPLHPYTRTLLAAVPRLNEPWTSAEPVEVCAFHEGGAPDTDLYETEPDHFVACAGLPDCGRTSA; this is encoded by the coding sequence ATGCTGACTCTCGACCGTGTCACCAAGACCTTCCGGGCCGGCGCCTTCGGCGGCGGCTCCACCACCGCCGTCGACCGGGTCTCCTTCGAGGCGGCCCCCGGCGAACTGGTCTCGCTCATCGGCGAGAGCGGCAGCGGGAAGTCCACCATCGGCCGCATGGTCCTCGGCCTCACCCGGGCCAGCTCCGGCAGCCTCACCCTGGACGGCGAACAGGTCAGGCCGGGCAAGGACTTCTACCGCCGCGTCCAGGGCGTCTTCCAGGACCCCTTCAGCTGCTACAACCCCGTCTTCAAGGCCGACCGCGTCTTCGCTCTCGTCCGCCGCGCCTACCACCCGGGCCTCTCCGACAAGGAGTGGGACGAACGCGTGGAGAAGGCGGTACGTGACGTACGCCTGGACCCCGGGCAGGTGCTCGGCCGCTACCCGCACCAGCTCAGCGGCGGCCAGCTCCAGCGCCTGCTGATCGCCCGCGCCCTCCTGCTCGACCTGCGTTTCCTGGTCGCCGACGAGATCACCAGCATGCTCGACGCCTCCACCCGCATCGACGTCCTCAACCTCCTGGCCGGCCTCAAGGAACGCGGCCTCGGCGTCCTCTACATCACCCACGACCTCTCGCTCGGCACCTACCTCGCCGAGCGGACCGTGGTGCTGAGGAACGGCCGGGTCGTCGAGCGGGGCGACACCCAGAAGGTCTTCGGCAACCCGCTCCACCCCTACACCCGCACCCTCCTGGCCGCCGTGCCCCGGCTCAACGAGCCCTGGACGTCCGCCGAACCCGTGGAGGTCTGCGCCTTCCACGAGGGGGGTGCGCCGGACACCGACCTGTACGAGACCGAGCCGGACCACTTCGTCGCCTGCGCCGGACTCCCCGACTGCGGAAGGACCTCCGCGTGA
- a CDS encoding ABC transporter ATP-binding protein, which yields MTLTVNDLRVHYRTLHGEVRALDGVGFDLADGEILGLAGESGCGKTTLGKSLIRLDGRMRHVGGTVTLDGDELPLADDRAMNAYRFHRISLVPQYSMSALNPTRRIGRMIRELLASRGVTVDTDELHRRLALVGLEPDVLDRYPIELSGGMKQRAVMVISTLLDPSVLIADEVTSALDVSNQQAVVGALTGLRDKGLVTSMIFVTHDLGLTSHIADSIMVMYAGKLAEKAPTRVLTTAPRHPYTKMLIGSLPQVGARYKDKPLSGIEGSPPSLLNPPAGCRFRDRCPLADSGCAEEPPVVEVAPRHTVACWKAA from the coding sequence ATGACCCTGACCGTCAACGATCTGCGGGTCCACTACCGCACGCTGCATGGCGAGGTCCGAGCCCTGGACGGCGTCGGCTTCGACCTGGCGGACGGCGAGATCCTGGGCCTGGCGGGCGAGTCCGGCTGCGGCAAGACCACCCTGGGCAAGTCCCTCATCCGCCTCGACGGCCGGATGCGGCACGTGGGCGGCACCGTGACGCTGGACGGCGACGAACTGCCGCTGGCCGACGACCGCGCGATGAACGCCTACCGCTTCCACAGGATCTCGCTCGTCCCGCAGTACTCGATGAGCGCGCTCAACCCGACCCGCCGCATCGGCCGCATGATCCGGGAGCTCCTCGCCTCCCGGGGCGTCACCGTGGACACGGACGAACTCCACCGGCGGCTCGCCCTGGTCGGCCTGGAACCCGACGTCCTGGACCGCTATCCGATCGAGCTGTCCGGAGGCATGAAGCAGCGCGCCGTCATGGTGATCTCCACGCTGCTGGACCCGTCCGTCCTCATCGCGGACGAGGTGACCTCGGCCCTGGACGTCTCCAACCAGCAGGCGGTCGTGGGCGCCCTCACGGGCCTCCGTGACAAGGGCCTGGTCACCAGCATGATCTTCGTGACCCACGACCTCGGACTGACCTCGCACATCGCCGACTCGATCATGGTGATGTACGCGGGCAAGCTCGCCGAGAAGGCGCCCACGAGGGTGCTCACGACCGCGCCCCGCCACCCGTACACGAAGATGCTGATCGGCTCGCTGCCCCAGGTCGGCGCCCGCTACAAGGACAAACCGCTCAGTGGCATCGAGGGCTCCCCGCCCTCCCTGCTGAATCCGCCGGCCGGCTGCCGCTTCCGCGACCGCTGCCCGCTCGCCGACAGCGGGTGCGCGGAGGAGCCGCCGGTCGTCGAGGTAGCCCCCCGCCACACCGTCGCATGCTGGAAGGCGGCCTGA
- a CDS encoding ABC transporter permease, translating into MSTLPDPAPEAPSAETPVAKPGRESLHYAVRNPKLIIGVTLVAILLAIGVVGPMLLDNGNPNEYVGPQAAAPDGTYWMGTTTFGQDVYAQFVHGLRATFLVGVVGGAIAAVIAMVVGFLAGYRGGVTDEILNMLTNVVLVIPALAVLLIINAYMGVRSVAVQGLFIGLTSWPWAARAIRAQTFSLRTREFVDLARLSGSGTWRIVFREIAPNMSSYLFMMFILLFGGSILIASSLDFIGLGPTEGVSLGLMLQSAQQWSALQLGMWWWFIPPGAGITAIVGALYVANVGLDEVFNPKLRES; encoded by the coding sequence ATGAGCACACTGCCCGACCCGGCGCCCGAGGCCCCCTCCGCCGAGACCCCCGTGGCCAAGCCCGGCCGCGAGTCGCTGCACTACGCGGTGCGCAACCCCAAGCTGATCATCGGCGTGACCCTCGTCGCCATCCTGCTCGCGATCGGCGTCGTGGGACCGATGCTGCTCGACAACGGCAACCCCAACGAGTACGTGGGCCCGCAGGCGGCCGCGCCGGACGGCACGTACTGGATGGGCACCACCACCTTCGGCCAGGACGTGTACGCGCAGTTCGTGCACGGGCTGCGCGCCACCTTCCTGGTGGGCGTCGTCGGCGGGGCCATCGCCGCCGTCATCGCCATGGTCGTCGGCTTCCTCGCCGGCTACCGGGGCGGTGTCACCGACGAGATCCTCAACATGCTCACCAACGTCGTGCTGGTGATCCCCGCCCTCGCCGTCCTGCTGATCATCAACGCCTACATGGGCGTGCGCAGCGTCGCCGTGCAGGGCCTGTTCATCGGCCTGACCTCCTGGCCCTGGGCGGCCCGCGCGATCCGGGCGCAGACGTTCTCGCTGCGCACCCGGGAGTTCGTGGACCTGGCCCGGCTCAGCGGGAGCGGCACCTGGCGGATCGTGTTCCGCGAGATCGCGCCCAACATGAGCTCGTACCTCTTCATGATGTTCATCCTGCTCTTCGGCGGGTCCATCCTCATCGCGTCCTCGCTGGACTTCATCGGGCTCGGGCCGACCGAGGGCGTCTCGCTCGGCCTGATGCTCCAGAGCGCCCAGCAGTGGAGCGCGCTCCAACTCGGCATGTGGTGGTGGTTCATTCCGCCGGGCGCCGGGATCACCGCGATCGTCGGTGCGCTCTATGTCGCGAACGTGGGCCTCGACGAGGTCTTCAACCCGAAGCTGAGGGAGTCCTGA